The following proteins are co-located in the Sebastes umbrosus isolate fSebUmb1 chromosome 24, fSebUmb1.pri, whole genome shotgun sequence genome:
- the rpgrb gene encoding retinitis pigmentosa GTPase regulator b isoform X2: MAGESEDEIPESGAVFTFGKSKFADNIPSKFWLKNDVPLIIACGDEHTALITENGKLFMFGSNNWGQLGLGSKLTVNKPTCVKALKSEKVQFVACGRNHTLIYTAQGKVLASGGNSEGQLGLGDCDERTSFQRVCFFDSRGPIKMLAAGSNTSAALTESGKLFMWGDNTEGQIGLGKESHASTPQEVNVGRPISWVSCGYYHSALVTVDGALYTFGERDSGKLGLGTDQLPRHRVPQLVKSVKEPVTQVACGGGHTVALTEDDVFTFGLGQFGQLGHGTFIFESRLPRAVEHFKKGRVCQVACGENHTAVITDGGLLYTFGDGRHGKLGLGEENFTNQFKPTLCPRFLKYNVQAATCGGCHMVVLARPRGPSCTDVTLEEDDVTEDYLEKPYVELLGDTGDSSTLQRSLSARVRRRERERSPDQFGAMFRTLPAMMPGYLHPPLPVSSQSIPPRLPPPELTHRKTGGETDSVVESLTDSDSVKGLGETSDFLNMTHMMKMDPGDKTLTLSPVQKRKGKHGKTTKGHKENPIKERKLSKQSSFSSTSPSRESKAVSPRRGLPTELLRSHSSRSLASQSPQRHKTANQNKENMIMAMEELQRKPSKHKPSVGDIRKAASRQRLRPAQGKGQLIEVGRKLVPDSKQSPKTRKTGSGVGSEPAVKVKPSKPVSVKSKPIVVQSHAGVSSPGKESSGGPRRLAEVKQKFKESTDFSKKSKNEKNKKEAQSKRETPSKLGLLAGAASIAAGSVLMQEVAFRSSPSPSESRRGVLKESMTKSRSEETESYAADFSNKSSVSINIIPESPEGTSRGEKETSQDGSEEEVKQEEEEEEEEEEGQRTSADVSEEEEEEEEEEEEENVSHSIKKVTEEEDDEDSNTLQPEDESETDVDEEASREEEEDESSAEEEEEEEEEEEASGKAGSESEDETESKESKGGDAEEEEEEESEEGSSHEIESTRGESKNEEEGEEEEGDLESEGEEEEGESESVKSSEERQESDGESETKEEEEEASSAEEAEEEAEEESSTEEESSEEEDGENEDESEEEEEGEEEESENEKQVEEEEEEEEEAEEESAEEEAEEEKESGEEGEDEEDQNSEEEDEEAEDEKESEGEEEEDQNSEEENEEAEEEEVDKEEGEEEEVDKEEEEGEDEEEEEEEEEEEEEEEVVKKKKSAEVKSIKSGGKLRSGVKGQAADESEEFWDDVLPQYLNLK, encoded by the exons ATGGCTGGGGAGTCCGAGGACGAGATACCAG AATCAGGAGCCGTTTTCACTTTTGGAAAGAGCAAATTTGCCGACAACATCCCCAGTAAATTCTGGCTTAAAAATGACGTCCCCTTAATAATCGCCTGTGGGGACGAGCATACCGCCTTAATAACAG AAAATGGGAAACTCTTCATGTTTGGCAGCAACAACTGGGGCCAGCTCGGTCTGGGATCCAAACTGACTGTGAACAAGCCCACTTGTGTCAAAG CTCTTAAGTCTGAGAAAGTTCAGTTTGTGGCCTGTGGGAGAAACCACACTCTCATCTACACAG CTCAGGGGAAAGTGTTGGCCTCTGGGGGGAACAGTGAGGGTCAGCTGGGGCTCGGTGACTGTGACGAGAGGACGTCCTTCCAGAGGGTCTGCTTCTTCGACTCACGTGGACCAATCAAAATGCTCGCTGCCGGTTCAAACACCTCCGCCGCTCTCACAG AGAGCGGTAAACTGTTCATGTGGGGCGACAACACGGAGGGTCAGATCGGTTTGGGGAAGGAGAGCCACGCCTCGACGCCACAGGAAGTCAACGTGGGACGACCAATCAGCTGGGTGTCCTGTGGATACTACCACTCTGCCTTAGTCACAG ttGACGGTGCTCTGTACACGTTCGGGGAGCGGGACAGCGGTAAACTGGGTCTGGGCACCGACCAGCTGCCCCGACACCGAGTCCCTCAGCTGGTGAAGAGCGTCAAGGAGCCGGTAACACAGGTGGCCTGTGGAGGTGGACACACAGTGGCACTCACAG AGGACGATGTGTTCACGTTCGGTCTCGGGCAGTTCGGACAGCTCGGTCACGGGACGTTCATCTTCGAGTCTCGGCTGCCGCGGGCGGTCGAGCACTTCAAGAAGGGACGGGTGTGTCAGGTGGCCTGTGGAGAAAACCACACGGCTGTCATCACAG ATGGCGGTTTGCTCTACACATTTGGAGATGGCAGACATGGGAAACTGGGCCTGGGCGAAGAAAACTTCACCAACCAGTTCAAACCAACTCTGTGTCCGCGTTTCCTCAAGTATAACGTTCAGGCA GCTACGTGCGGCGGCTGCCACATGGTGGTGTTGGCTCGGCCGAGGGGTCCGAGCTGCACCGATGTGACTCTGGAGGAGGACGACGTGACGGAGGACTACCTGGAGAAGCCGTATGTGGAGCTGCTGGGGGACACGGGCGACTCCTCCACCCTGCAGAGGAGCCTCTCTGCTCGGGTCCGCAGGAGGGAGAGG GAGAGATCTCCGGACCAGTTTGGTGCCATGTTCCGCACGCTGCCCGCCATGATGCCCGGCTACCTCCACCCGCCGCTGCCCGTCTCCAGCCAGAGCATCCCGCCCAGGCTGCCTCCACCTGAGCTGACCCACAGAAAG ACAGGGGGCGAGACAGACAGCGTTGTGGAGAGCCTGACCGACAGCGACAGCGTTAAAGGTCTGGGAGAAACCTCTGACTTCCTCAACATG ACACATATGATGAAGATGGACCCCGGTGATAAAACACTCACTCTGTCTCCAGTTCAGAAG AGGAAGGGTAAGCATGGGAAGACCACTAAAGGGCACAAAGAGAACCCAATAAAGGAAAGAAAGCTCTCCAAGCAGAGCAGTTTCTCTTCCACTTCCCCGTCTCGTGAGAGCAAGGCTGTCTCTCCTCGCCGGGGGTTACCCACCGAGCTCCTGAGGAGCCACAGTTCTCGCTCTCTGGCCTCTCAGAGCCcccagagacacaaaacagccaatcagaacaaaGAGAATATGATCATGGCcatggaggagctgcagaggaAACCCAGTAAACACAAACCCAGTGTAGGGGACATTAGGAAGGCAGCGTCCAGGCAGCGGCTCAGGCCAGCTCAAGGGAAAGGCCAGCTCATAGAGGTTGGCAGGAAGCTGGTACCAGACTCCAAACAAAGTCCTAAGACCAGAAAGACCGGTTCAGGGGTCGGCTCTGAACCTGCAGTCAAAGTTAAGCCGTCTAAACCTGTCAGTGTTAAAAGCAAACCCATAGTGGTGCAAAGTCACGCAGGAGTTAGCTCGCCAGGTAAAGAGAGTTCAGGTGGTCCTCGGCGGCTTGCTGAGGTTAAACAAAAATTTAAAGAGAGCACTGATTTTTCTAAAAAGTCTAAGaacgagaaaaacaaaaaagaggcCCAGTCAAAAAGAGAAACACCGTCAAAGCTCGGCCTGCTTGCCGGAGCTGCCTCTATCGCAGCAGGGTCGGTGTTAATGCAAGAGGTGGCGTTCAGAAGCTCGCCGTCGCCGTCCGAGAGCAGGCGTGGCGTCCTGAAAGAGAGCATGACAAAATCACGGAGCGAGGAGACTGAATCCTACGCTGCAGATTTCAGCAACAAGTCCTCGGTCAGCATCAACATCATACCGGAGAGTCCTGAAGGCACGAGTCGGGGCGAGAAGGAGACGAGTCAGGATGGAAGCGAGGAGGAGGtcaaacaggaagaagaggaggaggaggaggaggaggaagggcagAGAACGAGTGCAGACGtcagcgaggaggaggaagaggaggaggaggaggaagaggaggagaatgtCAGTCATAGTATCAAGAAAgtaacagaggaagaagatgatgaagacaGCAACACTCTTCAACCAGAGGATGAGTCAGAAACTGATGTAGATGAGGAGGCAAgcagggaagaggaggaagatgagagtagtgctgaggaagaggaggaggaagaggaggaggaggaagcaagTGGCAAAGCAGGAAGTGAAAGTGAAGACGAGACTGAATCCAAAGAGAGCAAAGGAGGTGAtgcagaagaggaggaagaggaagagagcgaGGAAGGGTCGAGTCACGAGATAGAGAGCACAAGAGGAGAGTCTAAAAATGAGGAGGaaggtgaggaagaagagggggatTTGGAAAGCgaaggtgaggaagaggagggtgaaaGTGAGTCCGTAAAGTCTTCGGAGGAGAGACaagagagtgatggagagagtgagacaaaggaggaagaggaggaggcgagTAGTgctgaggaggcagaggaggaggcagaggaggagagtagTACTGAGGAGGAGAGtagtgaggaagaggatggtGAAAATGAGGAtgaaagtgaagaagaggaagaaggagaagaggaggaaagtgaaaatgaaaagcaggtggaggaagaagaagaagaagaagaagaagcagaggaagagagtgctgaggaagaggcagaggaggaaaaggagagtggagaagaaggagaggatgaagaggatcaaaacagtgaggaagaggatgaagaggctGAGGACGAAAAGGagagtgaaggagaggaggaagaggatcaaaacagtgaggaagAGAATGAAgaggctgaggaggaagaggttgataaagaggagggggaggaggaagaggttgataaagaggaggaagagggggaggacgaggaggaggaggaggaggaagaagaagaggaggaagaggaagaggttgtcaaaaagaaaaagtctgctGAAGTCAAAAGCATTAAATCTGGAGGTAAactgaggtcaggggtcaaaggtcaggcaGCAGACGAGTCAGAGGAGTTTTGGGACGACGTGTTGCCGCAGTACCTCAACCTGAAATAA
- the rpgrb gene encoding retinitis pigmentosa GTPase regulator b isoform X1 — translation MAGESEDEIPESGAVFTFGKSKFADNIPSKFWLKNDVPLIIACGDEHTALITENGKLFMFGSNNWGQLGLGSKLTVNKPTCVKALKSEKVQFVACGRNHTLIYTAQGKVLASGGNSEGQLGLGDCDERTSFQRVCFFDSRGPIKMLAAGSNTSAALTESGKLFMWGDNTEGQIGLGKESHASTPQEVNVGRPISWVSCGYYHSALVTVDGALYTFGERDSGKLGLGTDQLPRHRVPQLVKSVKEPVTQVACGGGHTVALTEDDVFTFGLGQFGQLGHGTFIFESRLPRAVEHFKKGRVCQVACGENHTAVITDGGLLYTFGDGRHGKLGLGEENFTNQFKPTLCPRFLKYNVQAATCGGCHMVVLARPRGPSCTDVTLEEDDVTEDYLEKPYVELLGDTGDSSTLQRSLSARVRRRERERSPDQFGAMFRTLPAMMPGYLHPPLPVSSQSIPPRLPPPELTHRKVLNGTHQHRSAGSMHQEQTGGETDSVVESLTDSDSVKGLGETSDFLNMTHMMKMDPGDKTLTLSPVQKRKGKHGKTTKGHKENPIKERKLSKQSSFSSTSPSRESKAVSPRRGLPTELLRSHSSRSLASQSPQRHKTANQNKENMIMAMEELQRKPSKHKPSVGDIRKAASRQRLRPAQGKGQLIEVGRKLVPDSKQSPKTRKTGSGVGSEPAVKVKPSKPVSVKSKPIVVQSHAGVSSPGKESSGGPRRLAEVKQKFKESTDFSKKSKNEKNKKEAQSKRETPSKLGLLAGAASIAAGSVLMQEVAFRSSPSPSESRRGVLKESMTKSRSEETESYAADFSNKSSVSINIIPESPEGTSRGEKETSQDGSEEEVKQEEEEEEEEEEGQRTSADVSEEEEEEEEEEEEENVSHSIKKVTEEEDDEDSNTLQPEDESETDVDEEASREEEEDESSAEEEEEEEEEEEASGKAGSESEDETESKESKGGDAEEEEEEESEEGSSHEIESTRGESKNEEEGEEEEGDLESEGEEEEGESESVKSSEERQESDGESETKEEEEEASSAEEAEEEAEEESSTEEESSEEEDGENEDESEEEEEGEEEESENEKQVEEEEEEEEEAEEESAEEEAEEEKESGEEGEDEEDQNSEEEDEEAEDEKESEGEEEEDQNSEEENEEAEEEEVDKEEGEEEEVDKEEEEGEDEEEEEEEEEEEEEEEVVKKKKSAEVKSIKSGGKLRSGVKGQAADESEEFWDDVLPQYLNLK, via the exons ATGGCTGGGGAGTCCGAGGACGAGATACCAG AATCAGGAGCCGTTTTCACTTTTGGAAAGAGCAAATTTGCCGACAACATCCCCAGTAAATTCTGGCTTAAAAATGACGTCCCCTTAATAATCGCCTGTGGGGACGAGCATACCGCCTTAATAACAG AAAATGGGAAACTCTTCATGTTTGGCAGCAACAACTGGGGCCAGCTCGGTCTGGGATCCAAACTGACTGTGAACAAGCCCACTTGTGTCAAAG CTCTTAAGTCTGAGAAAGTTCAGTTTGTGGCCTGTGGGAGAAACCACACTCTCATCTACACAG CTCAGGGGAAAGTGTTGGCCTCTGGGGGGAACAGTGAGGGTCAGCTGGGGCTCGGTGACTGTGACGAGAGGACGTCCTTCCAGAGGGTCTGCTTCTTCGACTCACGTGGACCAATCAAAATGCTCGCTGCCGGTTCAAACACCTCCGCCGCTCTCACAG AGAGCGGTAAACTGTTCATGTGGGGCGACAACACGGAGGGTCAGATCGGTTTGGGGAAGGAGAGCCACGCCTCGACGCCACAGGAAGTCAACGTGGGACGACCAATCAGCTGGGTGTCCTGTGGATACTACCACTCTGCCTTAGTCACAG ttGACGGTGCTCTGTACACGTTCGGGGAGCGGGACAGCGGTAAACTGGGTCTGGGCACCGACCAGCTGCCCCGACACCGAGTCCCTCAGCTGGTGAAGAGCGTCAAGGAGCCGGTAACACAGGTGGCCTGTGGAGGTGGACACACAGTGGCACTCACAG AGGACGATGTGTTCACGTTCGGTCTCGGGCAGTTCGGACAGCTCGGTCACGGGACGTTCATCTTCGAGTCTCGGCTGCCGCGGGCGGTCGAGCACTTCAAGAAGGGACGGGTGTGTCAGGTGGCCTGTGGAGAAAACCACACGGCTGTCATCACAG ATGGCGGTTTGCTCTACACATTTGGAGATGGCAGACATGGGAAACTGGGCCTGGGCGAAGAAAACTTCACCAACCAGTTCAAACCAACTCTGTGTCCGCGTTTCCTCAAGTATAACGTTCAGGCA GCTACGTGCGGCGGCTGCCACATGGTGGTGTTGGCTCGGCCGAGGGGTCCGAGCTGCACCGATGTGACTCTGGAGGAGGACGACGTGACGGAGGACTACCTGGAGAAGCCGTATGTGGAGCTGCTGGGGGACACGGGCGACTCCTCCACCCTGCAGAGGAGCCTCTCTGCTCGGGTCCGCAGGAGGGAGAGG GAGAGATCTCCGGACCAGTTTGGTGCCATGTTCCGCACGCTGCCCGCCATGATGCCCGGCTACCTCCACCCGCCGCTGCCCGTCTCCAGCCAGAGCATCCCGCCCAGGCTGCCTCCACCTGAGCTGACCCACAGAAAGGTGCTGAACGGCACTCACCAACACAGGAGCGCAGGGTCAATGCACCAGG AGCAGACAGGGGGCGAGACAGACAGCGTTGTGGAGAGCCTGACCGACAGCGACAGCGTTAAAGGTCTGGGAGAAACCTCTGACTTCCTCAACATG ACACATATGATGAAGATGGACCCCGGTGATAAAACACTCACTCTGTCTCCAGTTCAGAAG AGGAAGGGTAAGCATGGGAAGACCACTAAAGGGCACAAAGAGAACCCAATAAAGGAAAGAAAGCTCTCCAAGCAGAGCAGTTTCTCTTCCACTTCCCCGTCTCGTGAGAGCAAGGCTGTCTCTCCTCGCCGGGGGTTACCCACCGAGCTCCTGAGGAGCCACAGTTCTCGCTCTCTGGCCTCTCAGAGCCcccagagacacaaaacagccaatcagaacaaaGAGAATATGATCATGGCcatggaggagctgcagaggaAACCCAGTAAACACAAACCCAGTGTAGGGGACATTAGGAAGGCAGCGTCCAGGCAGCGGCTCAGGCCAGCTCAAGGGAAAGGCCAGCTCATAGAGGTTGGCAGGAAGCTGGTACCAGACTCCAAACAAAGTCCTAAGACCAGAAAGACCGGTTCAGGGGTCGGCTCTGAACCTGCAGTCAAAGTTAAGCCGTCTAAACCTGTCAGTGTTAAAAGCAAACCCATAGTGGTGCAAAGTCACGCAGGAGTTAGCTCGCCAGGTAAAGAGAGTTCAGGTGGTCCTCGGCGGCTTGCTGAGGTTAAACAAAAATTTAAAGAGAGCACTGATTTTTCTAAAAAGTCTAAGaacgagaaaaacaaaaaagaggcCCAGTCAAAAAGAGAAACACCGTCAAAGCTCGGCCTGCTTGCCGGAGCTGCCTCTATCGCAGCAGGGTCGGTGTTAATGCAAGAGGTGGCGTTCAGAAGCTCGCCGTCGCCGTCCGAGAGCAGGCGTGGCGTCCTGAAAGAGAGCATGACAAAATCACGGAGCGAGGAGACTGAATCCTACGCTGCAGATTTCAGCAACAAGTCCTCGGTCAGCATCAACATCATACCGGAGAGTCCTGAAGGCACGAGTCGGGGCGAGAAGGAGACGAGTCAGGATGGAAGCGAGGAGGAGGtcaaacaggaagaagaggaggaggaggaggaggaggaagggcagAGAACGAGTGCAGACGtcagcgaggaggaggaagaggaggaggaggaggaagaggaggagaatgtCAGTCATAGTATCAAGAAAgtaacagaggaagaagatgatgaagacaGCAACACTCTTCAACCAGAGGATGAGTCAGAAACTGATGTAGATGAGGAGGCAAgcagggaagaggaggaagatgagagtagtgctgaggaagaggaggaggaagaggaggaggaggaagcaagTGGCAAAGCAGGAAGTGAAAGTGAAGACGAGACTGAATCCAAAGAGAGCAAAGGAGGTGAtgcagaagaggaggaagaggaagagagcgaGGAAGGGTCGAGTCACGAGATAGAGAGCACAAGAGGAGAGTCTAAAAATGAGGAGGaaggtgaggaagaagagggggatTTGGAAAGCgaaggtgaggaagaggagggtgaaaGTGAGTCCGTAAAGTCTTCGGAGGAGAGACaagagagtgatggagagagtgagacaaaggaggaagaggaggaggcgagTAGTgctgaggaggcagaggaggaggcagaggaggagagtagTACTGAGGAGGAGAGtagtgaggaagaggatggtGAAAATGAGGAtgaaagtgaagaagaggaagaaggagaagaggaggaaagtgaaaatgaaaagcaggtggaggaagaagaagaagaagaagaagaagcagaggaagagagtgctgaggaagaggcagaggaggaaaaggagagtggagaagaaggagaggatgaagaggatcaaaacagtgaggaagaggatgaagaggctGAGGACGAAAAGGagagtgaaggagaggaggaagaggatcaaaacagtgaggaagAGAATGAAgaggctgaggaggaagaggttgataaagaggagggggaggaggaagaggttgataaagaggaggaagagggggaggacgaggaggaggaggaggaggaagaagaagaggaggaagaggaagaggttgtcaaaaagaaaaagtctgctGAAGTCAAAAGCATTAAATCTGGAGGTAAactgaggtcaggggtcaaaggtcaggcaGCAGACGAGTCAGAGGAGTTTTGGGACGACGTGTTGCCGCAGTACCTCAACCTGAAATAA
- the rpgrb gene encoding retinitis pigmentosa GTPase regulator b isoform X3, with protein sequence MLAAGSNTSAALTESGKLFMWGDNTEGQIGLGKESHASTPQEVNVGRPISWVSCGYYHSALVTVDGALYTFGERDSGKLGLGTDQLPRHRVPQLVKSVKEPVTQVACGGGHTVALTEDDVFTFGLGQFGQLGHGTFIFESRLPRAVEHFKKGRVCQVACGENHTAVITDGGLLYTFGDGRHGKLGLGEENFTNQFKPTLCPRFLKYNVQAATCGGCHMVVLARPRGPSCTDVTLEEDDVTEDYLEKPYVELLGDTGDSSTLQRSLSARVRRRERERSPDQFGAMFRTLPAMMPGYLHPPLPVSSQSIPPRLPPPELTHRKVLNGTHQHRSAGSMHQEQTGGETDSVVESLTDSDSVKGLGETSDFLNMTHMMKMDPGDKTLTLSPVQKRKGKHGKTTKGHKENPIKERKLSKQSSFSSTSPSRESKAVSPRRGLPTELLRSHSSRSLASQSPQRHKTANQNKENMIMAMEELQRKPSKHKPSVGDIRKAASRQRLRPAQGKGQLIEVGRKLVPDSKQSPKTRKTGSGVGSEPAVKVKPSKPVSVKSKPIVVQSHAGVSSPGKESSGGPRRLAEVKQKFKESTDFSKKSKNEKNKKEAQSKRETPSKLGLLAGAASIAAGSVLMQEVAFRSSPSPSESRRGVLKESMTKSRSEETESYAADFSNKSSVSINIIPESPEGTSRGEKETSQDGSEEEVKQEEEEEEEEEEGQRTSADVSEEEEEEEEEEEEENVSHSIKKVTEEEDDEDSNTLQPEDESETDVDEEASREEEEDESSAEEEEEEEEEEEASGKAGSESEDETESKESKGGDAEEEEEEESEEGSSHEIESTRGESKNEEEGEEEEGDLESEGEEEEGESESVKSSEERQESDGESETKEEEEEASSAEEAEEEAEEESSTEEESSEEEDGENEDESEEEEEGEEEESENEKQVEEEEEEEEEAEEESAEEEAEEEKESGEEGEDEEDQNSEEEDEEAEDEKESEGEEEEDQNSEEENEEAEEEEVDKEEGEEEEVDKEEEEGEDEEEEEEEEEEEEEEEVVKKKKSAEVKSIKSGGKLRSGVKGQAADESEEFWDDVLPQYLNLK encoded by the exons ATGCTCGCTGCCGGTTCAAACACCTCCGCCGCTCTCACAG AGAGCGGTAAACTGTTCATGTGGGGCGACAACACGGAGGGTCAGATCGGTTTGGGGAAGGAGAGCCACGCCTCGACGCCACAGGAAGTCAACGTGGGACGACCAATCAGCTGGGTGTCCTGTGGATACTACCACTCTGCCTTAGTCACAG ttGACGGTGCTCTGTACACGTTCGGGGAGCGGGACAGCGGTAAACTGGGTCTGGGCACCGACCAGCTGCCCCGACACCGAGTCCCTCAGCTGGTGAAGAGCGTCAAGGAGCCGGTAACACAGGTGGCCTGTGGAGGTGGACACACAGTGGCACTCACAG AGGACGATGTGTTCACGTTCGGTCTCGGGCAGTTCGGACAGCTCGGTCACGGGACGTTCATCTTCGAGTCTCGGCTGCCGCGGGCGGTCGAGCACTTCAAGAAGGGACGGGTGTGTCAGGTGGCCTGTGGAGAAAACCACACGGCTGTCATCACAG ATGGCGGTTTGCTCTACACATTTGGAGATGGCAGACATGGGAAACTGGGCCTGGGCGAAGAAAACTTCACCAACCAGTTCAAACCAACTCTGTGTCCGCGTTTCCTCAAGTATAACGTTCAGGCA GCTACGTGCGGCGGCTGCCACATGGTGGTGTTGGCTCGGCCGAGGGGTCCGAGCTGCACCGATGTGACTCTGGAGGAGGACGACGTGACGGAGGACTACCTGGAGAAGCCGTATGTGGAGCTGCTGGGGGACACGGGCGACTCCTCCACCCTGCAGAGGAGCCTCTCTGCTCGGGTCCGCAGGAGGGAGAGG GAGAGATCTCCGGACCAGTTTGGTGCCATGTTCCGCACGCTGCCCGCCATGATGCCCGGCTACCTCCACCCGCCGCTGCCCGTCTCCAGCCAGAGCATCCCGCCCAGGCTGCCTCCACCTGAGCTGACCCACAGAAAGGTGCTGAACGGCACTCACCAACACAGGAGCGCAGGGTCAATGCACCAGG AGCAGACAGGGGGCGAGACAGACAGCGTTGTGGAGAGCCTGACCGACAGCGACAGCGTTAAAGGTCTGGGAGAAACCTCTGACTTCCTCAACATG ACACATATGATGAAGATGGACCCCGGTGATAAAACACTCACTCTGTCTCCAGTTCAGAAG AGGAAGGGTAAGCATGGGAAGACCACTAAAGGGCACAAAGAGAACCCAATAAAGGAAAGAAAGCTCTCCAAGCAGAGCAGTTTCTCTTCCACTTCCCCGTCTCGTGAGAGCAAGGCTGTCTCTCCTCGCCGGGGGTTACCCACCGAGCTCCTGAGGAGCCACAGTTCTCGCTCTCTGGCCTCTCAGAGCCcccagagacacaaaacagccaatcagaacaaaGAGAATATGATCATGGCcatggaggagctgcagaggaAACCCAGTAAACACAAACCCAGTGTAGGGGACATTAGGAAGGCAGCGTCCAGGCAGCGGCTCAGGCCAGCTCAAGGGAAAGGCCAGCTCATAGAGGTTGGCAGGAAGCTGGTACCAGACTCCAAACAAAGTCCTAAGACCAGAAAGACCGGTTCAGGGGTCGGCTCTGAACCTGCAGTCAAAGTTAAGCCGTCTAAACCTGTCAGTGTTAAAAGCAAACCCATAGTGGTGCAAAGTCACGCAGGAGTTAGCTCGCCAGGTAAAGAGAGTTCAGGTGGTCCTCGGCGGCTTGCTGAGGTTAAACAAAAATTTAAAGAGAGCACTGATTTTTCTAAAAAGTCTAAGaacgagaaaaacaaaaaagaggcCCAGTCAAAAAGAGAAACACCGTCAAAGCTCGGCCTGCTTGCCGGAGCTGCCTCTATCGCAGCAGGGTCGGTGTTAATGCAAGAGGTGGCGTTCAGAAGCTCGCCGTCGCCGTCCGAGAGCAGGCGTGGCGTCCTGAAAGAGAGCATGACAAAATCACGGAGCGAGGAGACTGAATCCTACGCTGCAGATTTCAGCAACAAGTCCTCGGTCAGCATCAACATCATACCGGAGAGTCCTGAAGGCACGAGTCGGGGCGAGAAGGAGACGAGTCAGGATGGAAGCGAGGAGGAGGtcaaacaggaagaagaggaggaggaggaggaggaggaagggcagAGAACGAGTGCAGACGtcagcgaggaggaggaagaggaggaggaggaggaagaggaggagaatgtCAGTCATAGTATCAAGAAAgtaacagaggaagaagatgatgaagacaGCAACACTCTTCAACCAGAGGATGAGTCAGAAACTGATGTAGATGAGGAGGCAAgcagggaagaggaggaagatgagagtagtgctgaggaagaggaggaggaagaggaggaggaggaagcaagTGGCAAAGCAGGAAGTGAAAGTGAAGACGAGACTGAATCCAAAGAGAGCAAAGGAGGTGAtgcagaagaggaggaagaggaagagagcgaGGAAGGGTCGAGTCACGAGATAGAGAGCACAAGAGGAGAGTCTAAAAATGAGGAGGaaggtgaggaagaagagggggatTTGGAAAGCgaaggtgaggaagaggagggtgaaaGTGAGTCCGTAAAGTCTTCGGAGGAGAGACaagagagtgatggagagagtgagacaaaggaggaagaggaggaggcgagTAGTgctgaggaggcagaggaggaggcagaggaggagagtagTACTGAGGAGGAGAGtagtgaggaagaggatggtGAAAATGAGGAtgaaagtgaagaagaggaagaaggagaagaggaggaaagtgaaaatgaaaagcaggtggaggaagaagaagaagaagaagaagaagcagaggaagagagtgctgaggaagaggcagaggaggaaaaggagagtggagaagaaggagaggatgaagaggatcaaaacagtgaggaagaggatgaagaggctGAGGACGAAAAGGagagtgaaggagaggaggaagaggatcaaaacagtgaggaagAGAATGAAgaggctgaggaggaagaggttgataaagaggagggggaggaggaagaggttgataaagaggaggaagagggggaggacgaggaggaggaggaggaggaagaagaagaggaggaagaggaagaggttgtcaaaaagaaaaagtctgctGAAGTCAAAAGCATTAAATCTGGAGGTAAactgaggtcaggggtcaaaggtcaggcaGCAGACGAGTCAGAGGAGTTTTGGGACGACGTGTTGCCGCAGTACCTCAACCTGAAATAA